In Dissulfuribacter thermophilus, a genomic segment contains:
- the pheS gene encoding phenylalanine--tRNA ligase subunit alpha: MQERLNEIRKEAASLIDEAEDEEALNAIRVKYLGRKGTLTQILKGVGKLPPEERPLVGKLANQYKKEIEQALKARKEALLQKTKGRRRGLVDLTLPGRALSQASPHPITQVMREIIDCFTRMGFSVATGPEIELDFFNFEALNIPPEHPARDMQDTFYISDDTLLRTHTSPIQIRTMKANEPPLRIIAPGKVYRCDSDVTHTPMFHQVEGLLVDENVSFAHLKGILTTFAQSIFHPDTKLRFRPSFFPFTEPSAEVDIQCVICRGSGCRVCSDTGWIEVLGCGLVHPQVFRNVGYDTERFTGFAFGLGVERITMLKYGINDLRLFFENDIRFLRQF; this comes from the coding sequence ATGCAGGAACGCCTGAATGAAATCAGGAAAGAGGCGGCTAGCCTCATAGACGAGGCAGAAGACGAAGAGGCCCTTAATGCCATACGAGTCAAATATCTCGGTAGAAAAGGTACTCTCACCCAGATTCTAAAGGGGGTCGGAAAACTTCCTCCAGAAGAACGCCCCCTTGTCGGAAAATTAGCCAATCAATACAAAAAAGAGATAGAACAGGCCTTAAAGGCAAGGAAAGAGGCCCTTTTACAAAAGACAAAGGGGAGACGGAGGGGGCTAGTTGACCTCACCCTCCCTGGAAGGGCCTTGTCTCAAGCATCGCCACACCCCATCACCCAGGTGATGCGAGAAATCATTGATTGTTTCACGCGAATGGGCTTTTCTGTGGCCACTGGCCCTGAGATAGAGCTGGATTTCTTTAATTTTGAGGCCCTCAACATCCCTCCTGAGCACCCTGCACGGGATATGCAGGATACCTTTTACATTTCAGACGATACGCTCTTGAGGACCCACACCTCTCCTATTCAGATCCGCACAATGAAGGCAAATGAGCCACCACTTAGGATAATTGCTCCTGGAAAGGTCTATAGGTGTGATTCTGATGTTACGCATACCCCTATGTTTCACCAGGTAGAGGGCCTACTTGTAGACGAAAATGTTTCTTTTGCCCATTTGAAGGGTATACTTACCACCTTTGCCCAGAGCATCTTTCATCCCGATACAAAATTGCGCTTTAGGCCAAGTTTTTTCCCTTTCACTGAGCCGAGTGCCGAGGTGGATATCCAGTGTGTAATATGCAGAGGATCAGGATGCAGGGTGTGTTCTGATACAGGATGGATTGAGGTCCTTGGCTGTGGACTGGTTCATCCCCAGGTGTTTAGGAACGTCGGCTATGATACCGAGAGATTTACTGGGTTTGCGTTCGGTTTAGGGGTAGAAAGGATCACAATGCTCAAATACGGCATAAATGATTTGAGACTCTTTTTTGAGAATGATATTCGCTTCTTGAGGCAGTTCTGA
- the rplT gene encoding 50S ribosomal protein L20: protein MPRVKRGFKARRRRKKILKLAKGYWGARSRCYKQARAAVEKGLTYAYRDRKVKKRLYRRLWIQRINAAVRLHGLSYSKFMNGLSKAGIAINRKMLADLAVTEPKAFSALVERVKGA, encoded by the coding sequence ATGCCAAGGGTAAAGAGAGGATTTAAGGCAAGACGCCGTAGAAAGAAGATACTGAAGCTAGCAAAAGGATACTGGGGTGCACGTTCTCGTTGTTACAAACAGGCCAGGGCAGCTGTAGAAAAGGGTTTGACCTATGCCTACAGAGATAGGAAGGTCAAAAAGAGACTCTATAGACGCCTTTGGATACAGAGGATCAATGCAGCTGTGAGGCTTCATGGGCTGAGCTATAGCAAGTTCATGAATGGGCTTTCAAAGGCTGGAATTGCCATTAACAGAAAGATGTTGGCAGACCTTGCTGTTACAGAGCCAAAGGCATTCAGTGCATTGGTAGAACGTGTTAAGGGGGCATAA
- the rpmI gene encoding 50S ribosomal protein L35, with amino-acid sequence MPKIKTKRAAAKRFKKTGTGKFVHFKPCKSHLLTHKTRKRKRNLRKDKVASEAMERQIRRMLPN; translated from the coding sequence ATGCCAAAGATAAAGACAAAGAGGGCTGCAGCAAAGAGGTTTAAAAAGACAGGCACAGGAAAGTTTGTGCACTTTAAACCCTGTAAAAGTCACCTTCTGACTCACAAGACCAGAAAAAGGAAGAGAAATTTGAGGAAAGATAAGGTGGCAAGTGAGGCTATGGAACGTCAAATTAGGAGAATGCTACCTAATTAA
- the infC gene encoding translation initiation factor IF-3 encodes MNVNEAIRASEVRLIDEDGKQLGIVPLREALQRAQDVGLDLVEVAPQAKPPVCRIMDYGKYKYEQSKKAQEARKKQSYIQVKEVKMRPRTDVHDLEVKKKQIRKFISEGNKVKVTVRFRGREIVHSDMGVELLKRVAEEMAEIAVVEQMSKFEGRTVNMVLAPKKEK; translated from the coding sequence ATAAATGTCAATGAGGCCATCAGGGCGTCTGAGGTAAGGCTTATTGATGAAGATGGAAAGCAGTTAGGGATTGTGCCATTGAGAGAGGCGCTCCAAAGGGCTCAAGACGTAGGGCTCGATTTAGTGGAGGTTGCCCCCCAGGCAAAGCCCCCTGTCTGCCGCATAATGGATTATGGAAAGTATAAGTACGAACAGAGTAAAAAGGCGCAGGAGGCTCGAAAGAAGCAGTCGTACATACAGGTAAAAGAGGTGAAGATGCGTCCGCGGACGGACGTACATGACCTCGAAGTCAAGAAGAAGCAGATTAGAAAGTTTATCAGTGAAGGCAATAAGGTTAAGGTCACGGTGAGATTCAGGGGCAGAGAGATTGTTCATTCAGATATGGGAGTAGAACTTTTAAAACGCGTTGCAGAGGAAATGGCAGAGATTGCTGTTGTAGAGCAAATGTCAAAATTTGAGGGACGCACAGTGAATATGGTCCTTGCGCCGAAAAAGGAAAAATAA
- the thrS gene encoding threonine--tRNA ligase, producing MEKSYISVQVNGEEPKSLSVAKGTSAFECLVEAIGKSKAKKALFVEIDGELRDLSSPIEEDVELEPVFYGDERALEHFRHSCAHLLAQAVKELFPDAKLAIGPATDSGFYYDFDCERAFTPEDLKEIEKRMKALAKRAIVINRKVLGIDEAIEFFKDRGEDYKVELLQELKEQGESQVSIYEQNEFVDLCRGPHVPHTGHIKVFKLTSLAGAYWRGDEKNPMLQRVYGTAFFSKEELKEYLDRLEEAKKRDHRKLGKELELFSISDEIGPGLILWHPKGALMRKLIEDFWRNEHLSRGYELLFTPHIARRDLWKTSGHLDFYAENMYSPMEIDGVTYQIKPMNCPFHIALYNSRRRSYREFPIRWCELGTVYRYERTGTLHGLMRVRGFTQDDAHLFIRPDQLDEEIKAVLDMTLYMLRVFGFNKYDVYLSTRPEKFVGTEENWERATSALENALKDMGLPYEEDPGEGVFYGPKIDIKIRDCLDRSWQCSTIQVDFNLPERFNVKYIGEDGAPHTPIMVHRALLGSLERFFGVLIEHYGGAFPVWLSPVQAIVLTVTERHNPWAEEVKEALTKAGIRAEADLRNEKLGKKIREAQLRKIPYMLIVGDKEVESKTVSPRTRDGVEHDPSDLDSLVKLIKEEEQRPFKEAILQ from the coding sequence ATGGAAAAATCGTATATTTCAGTTCAAGTTAATGGAGAAGAGCCGAAGAGTTTAAGTGTTGCCAAGGGTACAAGTGCCTTTGAGTGTCTTGTTGAGGCAATTGGAAAGTCAAAGGCCAAAAAGGCCCTGTTTGTGGAGATTGATGGTGAGCTTCGAGATCTTTCCTCGCCCATAGAGGAGGATGTTGAGCTCGAGCCCGTATTTTATGGAGATGAACGGGCCCTAGAGCACTTTAGACATTCGTGTGCTCATCTTTTGGCTCAGGCAGTAAAAGAGCTTTTCCCTGATGCAAAGCTTGCCATTGGTCCTGCCACTGATTCCGGGTTTTATTACGACTTTGACTGTGAAAGGGCCTTTACCCCAGAGGATTTAAAAGAGATTGAAAAGCGCATGAAGGCCCTGGCAAAAAGGGCCATTGTCATCAATCGCAAGGTATTGGGGATCGACGAAGCGATTGAATTTTTTAAGGACCGTGGAGAGGATTACAAGGTTGAGCTCCTTCAGGAATTGAAAGAGCAGGGTGAGAGTCAGGTTTCGATTTATGAGCAGAATGAGTTTGTAGACCTCTGTCGTGGTCCCCACGTTCCTCACACTGGTCATATCAAGGTGTTCAAGCTCACAAGTCTGGCCGGTGCCTATTGGCGTGGTGATGAGAAAAATCCAATGCTGCAGAGGGTCTATGGCACTGCCTTTTTCTCTAAAGAAGAATTAAAGGAATATCTAGATAGGCTGGAAGAGGCCAAGAAGAGAGATCACAGGAAGCTTGGAAAGGAGTTGGAGCTCTTTTCTATCTCCGACGAGATTGGTCCTGGCTTAATTCTGTGGCACCCAAAGGGTGCACTGATGAGAAAGCTTATTGAGGATTTTTGGAGAAACGAGCACCTATCTAGAGGCTATGAGCTCCTCTTTACTCCTCACATCGCCCGTAGAGACCTTTGGAAGACCAGTGGACACCTGGATTTCTATGCAGAAAACATGTATTCGCCCATGGAAATTGATGGGGTGACCTACCAGATTAAACCCATGAATTGTCCATTTCATATTGCCTTGTACAACTCGAGGCGAAGAAGTTACAGGGAGTTCCCAATCAGGTGGTGTGAACTGGGTACAGTATATAGATATGAACGAACGGGTACTTTGCATGGTCTCATGCGGGTGAGAGGTTTTACCCAGGATGATGCCCATCTATTTATACGCCCTGATCAATTAGACGAGGAAATAAAGGCAGTCCTTGATATGACTCTCTATATGCTTAGGGTGTTTGGTTTTAATAAATATGATGTCTATCTTTCTACAAGGCCTGAAAAATTTGTTGGCACAGAAGAGAATTGGGAGCGTGCCACCAGTGCCTTGGAAAACGCCCTGAAAGACATGGGACTTCCGTATGAAGAGGACCCAGGAGAAGGGGTTTTTTACGGTCCCAAGATAGATATTAAGATTAGAGATTGTCTTGATAGGTCGTGGCAGTGTTCGACCATTCAGGTTGATTTTAATCTTCCTGAAAGATTTAATGTGAAGTATATTGGAGAAGATGGGGCGCCTCATACCCCTATCATGGTGCATAGGGCCTTATTGGGGTCGCTGGAGCGCTTTTTTGGTGTTCTGATCGAGCATTATGGAGGGGCCTTTCCAGTCTGGCTTTCACCTGTCCAGGCAATCGTGCTTACCGTCACAGAAAGGCACAATCCATGGGCTGAGGAGGTTAAGGAGGCGCTTACCAAAGCGGGGATTAGGGCCGAGGCAGACCTCAGAAATGAAAAACTAGGGAAAAAGATTCGCGAGGCCCAATTGAGAAAGATCCCCTATATGTTGATTGTGGGAGATAAGGAGGTAGAATCCAAGACCGTCAGTCCAAGGACTAGGGATGGGGTCGAGCACGATCCGAGTGATCTCGATAGCCTGGTCAAGCTTATCAAAGAGGAGGAGCAAAGGCCTTTTAAAGAGGCGATTTTACAATAA
- the cobU gene encoding bifunctional adenosylcobinamide kinase/adenosylcobinamide-phosphate guanylyltransferase gives MTITNKKILIIGGARSGKTAFSLDIGRSLMQNAQGLYVATGEARDDEMAQKIKLHQAERGDNWDTLEEPVEIVTKLQKLDKNYGVVLIDCLTLWTSNLIERRGGKEEEYFNELYKWLRDAQQNVVIVTNEVGLGIVPGNSVARKYRELLGRLNQGIAKIADEVYVVIAGLSMKLKGGE, from the coding sequence ATGACTATTACGAACAAAAAAATCTTAATAATAGGCGGAGCAAGAAGCGGAAAAACTGCATTTTCCCTGGACATCGGAAGGTCGTTGATGCAAAACGCCCAAGGCCTCTACGTTGCCACTGGTGAAGCGCGCGATGACGAAATGGCCCAAAAAATCAAACTTCACCAGGCAGAAAGGGGAGACAACTGGGACACCCTGGAAGAACCTGTAGAAATCGTAACGAAACTCCAAAAGTTGGACAAAAACTATGGTGTAGTCCTCATAGATTGCCTTACGCTTTGGACCTCAAACCTAATAGAAAGGCGCGGTGGAAAAGAGGAAGAATATTTCAATGAGCTGTATAAATGGCTTAGAGATGCCCAACAAAATGTAGTGATCGTCACTAATGAAGTAGGTCTTGGTATAGTCCCAGGCAACTCAGTTGCCAGAAAATATAGAGAACTCCTTGGAAGATTAAATCAAGGTATTGCAAAAATAGCAGATGAAGTCTACGTCGTTATAGCAGGACTTAGCATGAAACTCAAAGGAGGAGAGTAA
- the cobT gene encoding nicotinate-nucleotide--dimethylbenzimidazole phosphoribosyltransferase: MENRLKVILDTIEPVDTKREAEIQAHLDDLTKPKGSLGRLEELAQKYILITGASWPKIPQKAVFVFAGDHGVTEEGISAFPKEVTYQMVYNFLRGGAGINVLARHAGANVHVVDAGVDYDFEKNQDLIIKKVDYGTKNMIKGPAMTRQQAVEGILNGIEIAFDAIQRGYGLLATGEMGIGNTTPASAITAVITGKSPACVTGRGTGIDSDALNKKIQIIEQAININQPNPCDGIDVLSKVGGHEIAGIAGLILGCAAKKVPVVVDGFISTAGALIAHTLCPTSVQYMFASHMSVEQGHRIQLEHLGLKPLLDMDLRLGEGTGAALAMTIIDAAIKIYTEMATFSGAKVSPGNEV, translated from the coding sequence TTGGAAAACAGGCTTAAAGTCATTTTGGATACAATAGAGCCAGTTGATACCAAAAGGGAAGCAGAAATTCAGGCCCATCTGGACGACCTAACCAAACCAAAGGGAAGCCTTGGAAGGCTTGAAGAGCTTGCCCAAAAATACATTCTCATAACAGGTGCTTCATGGCCAAAGATCCCCCAAAAGGCGGTTTTTGTGTTTGCAGGGGATCATGGGGTTACAGAGGAAGGAATTAGTGCCTTTCCCAAAGAGGTCACATATCAGATGGTATACAACTTTCTCAGGGGAGGCGCTGGTATAAACGTACTCGCAAGACATGCAGGGGCAAACGTCCACGTTGTTGATGCGGGCGTGGATTATGATTTTGAGAAAAACCAGGACCTCATTATAAAAAAGGTGGATTACGGCACAAAAAATATGATCAAAGGCCCTGCAATGACACGACAACAGGCTGTAGAGGGCATCTTAAACGGGATAGAGATCGCCTTTGACGCCATTCAAAGGGGCTACGGACTCCTTGCCACAGGCGAAATGGGCATTGGCAATACGACCCCGGCTAGTGCCATTACTGCTGTCATAACTGGCAAGAGCCCTGCTTGTGTGACCGGAAGAGGAACTGGCATCGATTCCGATGCGCTGAACAAGAAGATCCAGATCATTGAACAGGCCATAAATATCAATCAACCTAATCCATGCGATGGGATAGATGTCCTTTCAAAGGTTGGAGGGCATGAAATTGCAGGTATCGCAGGTCTCATCCTTGGATGCGCAGCTAAAAAAGTGCCAGTTGTCGTAGATGGCTTTATCAGCACTGCAGGGGCCTTAATAGCTCACACCCTCTGCCCCACAAGTGTTCAATACATGTTTGCCTCCCACATGTCAGTGGAGCAGGGACACAGAATACAATTAGAGCACCTGGGACTAAAACCGTTACTCGATATGGACCTCAGGCTTGGAGAGGGGACAGGTGCTGCCCTTGCAATGACCATCATCGATGCCGCTATAAAGATTTACACTGAAATGGCCACATTCTCAGGGGCAAAGGTAAGCCCAGGGAACGAAGTCTAG
- the folE2 gene encoding GTP cyclohydrolase FolE2, whose protein sequence is MEDKFLELKDVQSLPDFRNIPLNRVGIKNIRYPITVLDKQKGRQQTVANINMYVNLPHQFKGTHMSRFVEILNEYRGNISVKTFHKILNEMKRRLSSDEAHLEVEFPYFIEKRAPVTGTPGLMEYWCGLHGTLTEHLDMVLVAKVPVTTVCPCSKEISEFGAHNQRGEVRVWVRFNEFLWLEDLIQCVEKSASCQVFSILKRPDEKYVTEYAYTNPMFVEDVVRNVYIGLKELNGVSWFHIEAENFESIHNHSAYACTTYSSTED, encoded by the coding sequence ATGGAAGACAAATTTTTGGAACTAAAAGACGTACAGAGCCTACCAGATTTTAGGAATATTCCCTTGAACAGGGTGGGTATTAAAAACATCCGTTACCCCATAACGGTACTCGATAAACAAAAGGGGCGCCAACAGACAGTGGCCAACATAAATATGTACGTTAATCTGCCTCATCAATTCAAAGGCACCCACATGAGCAGGTTTGTAGAGATTCTGAATGAATACAGGGGAAATATCAGCGTCAAGACGTTTCACAAGATATTAAATGAAATGAAGAGGCGTCTTTCAAGTGATGAGGCCCATCTTGAAGTAGAATTTCCTTATTTTATTGAAAAACGCGCCCCAGTAACCGGAACACCTGGGCTTATGGAATATTGGTGTGGGCTTCATGGTACCCTTACCGAACACCTAGACATGGTACTTGTAGCCAAGGTACCCGTAACTACTGTATGCCCTTGTTCCAAGGAGATCTCAGAATTTGGGGCACATAATCAGCGTGGAGAGGTTAGGGTATGGGTGAGATTTAATGAATTCTTATGGCTTGAAGATCTCATCCAATGTGTAGAAAAATCCGCCTCTTGCCAGGTCTTTTCAATTCTAAAAAGGCCTGATGAAAAGTACGTTACAGAATACGCCTATACAAATCCAATGTTTGTAGAAGACGTAGTTAGAAACGTATATATAGGGCTCAAGGAGTTGAATGGAGTGTCTTGGTTTCACATAGAGGCGGAAAATTTTGAATCAATCCACAATCATTCAGCCTACGCCTGCACTACGTATTCGAGTACTGAAGATTGA
- a CDS encoding ArsA-related P-loop ATPase, giving the protein MKIAISGKGGVGKSTISSIIIETFAEMGKKVLAIDSDPSPHLARLLGFEHTERITPIAEMNELLAERSERQGAFYNLNPKVDDLPEKFMLERDNIKLMVVGAIQKGGGGCACAENAVLRNLVNSLLLNPQEVIVMDMEAGVEHLGRGTIQSVDHLLTVVQPYKGSIETARKIKKLADDLGIKTLKVIGNQVAGREDEDFIEQELGMRPFFSIPFSPEIRSAERKGLRVYSYVPDTIKNIIKNALSTLQKS; this is encoded by the coding sequence ATGAAGATCGCCATTTCTGGTAAAGGTGGTGTAGGCAAGAGTACAATTAGTTCAATTATAATTGAGACTTTTGCTGAGATGGGGAAAAAGGTCCTTGCCATAGATTCGGATCCAAGTCCACATTTGGCTAGGCTACTAGGTTTTGAGCACACTGAACGCATAACCCCTATAGCTGAGATGAACGAGCTTTTGGCCGAACGGAGCGAACGCCAAGGGGCATTTTATAATCTGAATCCCAAAGTAGACGATCTCCCAGAGAAGTTCATGCTGGAACGCGATAACATAAAACTCATGGTTGTCGGGGCCATACAAAAAGGTGGTGGGGGATGTGCCTGTGCAGAGAACGCAGTATTGAGAAATTTAGTAAATTCGCTCTTACTCAATCCGCAAGAGGTTATTGTGATGGATATGGAGGCTGGGGTCGAACACCTTGGAAGGGGAACCATACAGAGCGTGGATCACCTGTTGACAGTAGTTCAGCCCTACAAGGGAAGCATTGAAACAGCACGGAAGATAAAGAAACTCGCAGATGATCTTGGGATAAAGACGCTAAAGGTTATAGGGAATCAGGTTGCAGGCAGAGAAGATGAAGACTTTATTGAGCAGGAACTTGGAATGAGGCCTTTTTTTAGTATTCCCTTTTCACCAGAGATTAGGTCGGCTGAGCGCAAGGGGTTAAGAGTCTATTCCTACGTGCCTGATACGATAAAGAACATAATAAAGAATGCCTTAAGCACATTGCAGAAAAGCTAA